In a single window of the Leptospira sanjuanensis genome:
- a CDS encoding FecR family protein, protein MNRKFKIASILLSLTMTGSSIVLLSQESKTGDAKVGFLLGKAHVQKTGKTSWEPLKSNDFVDEGDLISTGNGSRITIVYKGSEFKIQQNSKVKLASLHGESKDGRVEVNQGFAWFKIVGLKGKKFDVATATSTAGVRGTSFSVLYDPKTKDSSFCTCEGKVLVSDSEGKEILQEKGKGTFVSPKDSDMKKVEYEGIIKKLKALSGFEARLKKNVSLKNCLSCHTPEGWTPPDDVQKDETYGKQ, encoded by the coding sequence ATGAACCGCAAATTCAAGATCGCATCGATACTTCTCTCGCTTACGATGACCGGAAGTTCGATCGTTCTTCTGAGTCAGGAATCGAAAACGGGAGACGCAAAGGTCGGCTTTTTATTAGGAAAAGCTCATGTTCAAAAGACCGGCAAAACCTCTTGGGAGCCTCTCAAATCGAACGATTTCGTGGACGAAGGAGATTTGATTTCCACCGGAAACGGGTCCAGGATCACCATCGTTTACAAGGGTTCCGAATTCAAGATTCAGCAGAACAGTAAGGTAAAACTCGCAAGTCTTCACGGTGAATCGAAGGACGGACGCGTCGAAGTGAATCAAGGTTTCGCCTGGTTCAAAATCGTGGGACTAAAAGGCAAAAAATTCGACGTGGCGACAGCGACATCGACCGCCGGCGTTCGCGGAACTTCCTTCTCCGTTTTATACGATCCGAAAACGAAGGATTCTTCCTTTTGCACCTGCGAAGGGAAAGTATTGGTCTCCGATTCGGAAGGAAAGGAAATTCTTCAGGAAAAGGGAAAAGGAACGTTTGTTTCTCCCAAAGATTCCGATATGAAGAAAGTTGAATATGAAGGAATCATAAAGAAGCTGAAAGCTCTGTCCGGTTTCGAAGCAAGATTAAAAAAGAACGTTTCCTTAAAGAACTGTCTTTCTTGTCACACTCCGGAAGGTTGGACTCCTCCCGACGACGTTCAGAAGGACGAGACCTACGGTAAACAATAA
- a CDS encoding DUF1761 domain-containing protein, which produces MHPELHINYLAVLVAVVANVIIGWLWYGPIFGKAWMKEMGIPSDFVPNSKDMWKSMGIMVIGSFLTAYVLFYTTNVWRASSWNAGEDSPAYVYGFFSGFYTWLGFYVPMLLNDVAFEGRSWKFFGIGAGYNFLALQAVAMILSYWR; this is translated from the coding sequence ATGCACCCTGAACTACACATCAACTATCTGGCGGTCCTAGTTGCCGTCGTTGCGAACGTTATTATCGGCTGGCTCTGGTACGGACCGATCTTCGGTAAAGCCTGGATGAAGGAAATGGGCATTCCCTCTGATTTCGTTCCGAACTCGAAGGACATGTGGAAATCCATGGGGATTATGGTAATCGGTTCTTTTTTAACGGCATACGTTCTGTTTTATACCACGAACGTTTGGAGAGCGTCCTCTTGGAATGCGGGCGAAGACAGCCCCGCTTACGTCTACGGATTCTTTTCCGGATTTTACACTTGGCTCGGATTTTACGTTCCGATGTTGCTGAACGACGTGGCCTTCGAAGGCAGATCCTGGAAATTTTTCGGAATCGGCGCCGGATATAATTTTCTCGCCCTTCAAGCGGTGGCCATGATTCTTTCCTATTGGAGATAA
- a CDS encoding Ig-like domain-containing protein yields MRINTEKNGVIKMNGKKRIILSGILSVAVCLVSACSGEKNANSPLNSVLSLFGVATDSSVSANVVAPYTETDTPTDLPANFGTAAPEAILYISSTSDVDRYKSIEIRFSHPMNKTTVQADLSLSPSAGVLPGPGKGGVFYWASSSRLVFDPYREFKTNEQYTLSLTSASKTIDGRDLTNYSQSFTTEPDYLMTNKINTTNTLGGTNDITFNKATTPTLTLTSTFNNPVVGANSIQSIQLKHMGDPNTSGINICNSPCNMSSTFTTNLSTSAIPPYIGGNVYYYEITVASGKVFKRFATFNYGNVNTTPNNPIVNGGSLILDQAQAMPFLSKVLERFSAGNFKVNGKTFNQFADSDKTTARRSSYCIDYNGIGSFTMPAYIRYYGDSATGFGDGYCGPSGDNPGGFTEEGCATVIFTDCTDFDIDVYITGINVYTNVAGYPGLKNIGVSMVANNTGELGFDFKGKTLAVDMIMIAKSRGSLFLVIGSGNRFVFSTTAYLNYNDAPPADRSTTGKASLTVDTNGDASLNIFTPITNLTNFNTTDWSNNLTVKDRTGRVNSVLLEATTSGIAGWLSGTTEGAANGMVPALTPLITRSMLRNFIEDVAPSVLNSIIGSLKNPGVNIALPSYLPAPLANFALNIKIQLGADSQVRVTGLNKGIVGSIDLGISAASPIGSPRSHQVTSGFVVSKPTGAMSNLYQFSKSNANPGLLLSLTVDSITQAAYHLWKNRALDLSIDKAFIDTIKLYAGSDPLFQLTESLIKVSPIVNILAPGRSSLIGIDPVTGAVVPAISGTDDIIIQVSPIQAPNGTLKPVVGTAKPKLEVNFTDIQLSILGKRADNSTYLISTARASLKGLADFDFVTFSNPTGNPAYANLNALQIKISNGSTLSYTLDILEGSSGAGAPNPFGLDPKGILSVVDPLVPSLIVPLVNNVLKEIPLPASISLPALTHPTNGTACGIITKTTHSYLYTLPIVDTEPYPYVFGGLRLTSGGPAAADPGVLITCP; encoded by the coding sequence CGGTATGTTTGGTATCGGCTTGTTCGGGAGAGAAAAACGCGAATTCTCCTTTGAACAGCGTCTTATCCCTTTTCGGAGTGGCGACCGACTCTTCGGTTTCGGCTAACGTGGTCGCTCCTTACACGGAGACGGACACGCCCACGGATCTTCCTGCCAACTTCGGCACCGCGGCGCCCGAGGCGATTCTTTATATTTCATCCACGTCAGACGTGGATCGTTATAAAAGTATCGAGATCCGTTTTTCTCATCCTATGAACAAGACAACCGTTCAAGCGGATTTGTCCCTATCTCCGAGCGCCGGAGTTCTGCCCGGTCCGGGAAAGGGAGGAGTTTTTTACTGGGCTTCCAGTTCGCGTTTGGTTTTCGATCCGTATCGGGAATTTAAAACCAACGAACAATACACTCTCAGTTTAACGAGCGCGTCCAAAACGATCGACGGTCGAGATCTTACGAACTATTCGCAGAGTTTCACCACGGAACCCGACTACTTGATGACGAACAAGATCAATACTACGAACACTCTCGGCGGAACGAACGATATCACGTTCAACAAAGCGACTACTCCTACGTTGACGTTGACTTCCACGTTTAACAATCCGGTCGTCGGTGCGAACTCGATTCAATCCATCCAGCTTAAACACATGGGAGATCCGAACACGTCGGGAATCAACATCTGCAATTCTCCGTGTAACATGAGTTCTACGTTTACGACCAATCTTTCGACTTCGGCGATTCCTCCTTATATCGGAGGGAACGTTTATTATTACGAAATCACCGTCGCTTCCGGAAAGGTGTTCAAACGATTCGCTACGTTCAATTACGGAAACGTTAATACGACGCCGAACAATCCGATCGTCAACGGCGGATCGTTGATTTTAGATCAGGCGCAGGCGATGCCTTTCTTGTCGAAGGTTCTCGAACGATTCTCCGCGGGAAATTTTAAGGTAAACGGAAAGACCTTCAATCAATTTGCCGATTCCGATAAAACGACCGCGAGAAGATCGAGCTATTGTATCGATTACAATGGGATCGGAAGTTTTACCATGCCCGCATATATCCGTTACTATGGAGATTCCGCTACGGGATTCGGAGACGGTTATTGCGGACCCTCCGGGGACAACCCGGGAGGTTTTACGGAAGAAGGCTGCGCGACCGTGATCTTTACGGACTGCACGGACTTCGATATCGACGTTTATATCACGGGTATCAACGTTTATACGAACGTCGCCGGTTATCCCGGGCTCAAGAACATCGGCGTTTCTATGGTCGCGAATAATACGGGAGAATTGGGTTTCGACTTCAAGGGAAAAACCCTCGCCGTCGACATGATTATGATCGCGAAAAGCCGGGGCTCCTTGTTTTTAGTAATCGGATCGGGAAACCGTTTCGTATTCTCTACGACCGCATATTTGAACTACAACGACGCTCCGCCTGCGGATCGTTCGACGACTGGAAAGGCGAGTTTGACCGTAGATACAAACGGAGACGCTTCGCTTAACATTTTTACTCCTATTACGAACTTGACCAACTTCAATACGACGGATTGGTCGAACAATCTTACGGTAAAGGATAGAACCGGAAGAGTGAATTCGGTTCTTCTCGAGGCTACGACGAGCGGAATCGCGGGTTGGTTATCCGGAACCACGGAAGGAGCGGCGAACGGAATGGTTCCTGCTTTGACTCCTCTTATCACACGTTCGATGCTTCGCAACTTTATCGAAGACGTGGCTCCGTCCGTTTTGAATTCCATCATCGGGTCTTTGAAAAATCCGGGAGTCAATATCGCTCTGCCTTCTTATCTTCCGGCGCCTTTGGCGAACTTCGCGTTGAACATCAAGATTCAGTTGGGTGCGGATTCTCAAGTGCGCGTAACCGGTTTGAACAAAGGAATCGTGGGTTCCATCGATCTCGGAATCTCCGCGGCAAGTCCGATCGGTTCTCCTCGTTCGCATCAGGTTACGAGCGGTTTCGTAGTCAGCAAGCCGACCGGAGCCATGAGCAATCTCTATCAATTTTCCAAGAGCAACGCCAATCCGGGTCTTCTTCTTTCTTTGACGGTCGACTCGATCACACAAGCCGCGTATCATCTTTGGAAGAACCGGGCTTTGGATCTGAGCATCGATAAGGCGTTCATCGATACGATCAAGCTGTATGCGGGAAGCGATCCGCTCTTTCAATTGACTGAATCGCTGATCAAGGTTTCTCCGATCGTTAACATTCTCGCTCCGGGAAGATCGTCTTTGATCGGAATCGATCCCGTAACGGGAGCGGTTGTTCCCGCGATCAGCGGAACGGACGATATCATCATTCAGGTGAGTCCGATTCAAGCTCCGAACGGAACGTTAAAGCCGGTTGTGGGAACCGCCAAACCGAAATTGGAAGTGAACTTCACCGATATTCAACTTTCCATTTTAGGAAAGAGGGCGGATAACTCCACGTATCTCATCAGCACGGCCAGAGCGAGTTTGAAAGGACTTGCGGATTTCGATTTCGTTACCTTTTCCAATCCGACGGGAAATCCCGCGTATGCGAATCTCAACGCGTTGCAGATCAAAATTTCAAACGGTTCGACCTTGTCTTACACGTTGGATATTCTGGAAGGTTCTTCCGGAGCGGGTGCGCCGAATCCGTTCGGTCTGGATCCGAAAGGAATTCTTTCCGTGGTGGATCCTCTGGTTCCGTCCTTGATCGTTCCTTTGGTCAACAACGTGTTGAAGGAGATTCCGCTTCCTGCGAGCATCAGTTTGCCCGCGCTAACGCATCCGACCAACGGAACTGCTTGCGGAATCATTACGAAAACGACACATTCTTATCTTTATACTCTGCCGATCGTGGATACGGAACCGTATCCGTACGTTTTCGGAGGACTTCGTTTAACATCGGGGGGGCCTGCCGCTGCGGATCCGGGCGTCTTGATTACCTGTCCGTAG